From a single Rhodococcus qingshengii JCM 15477 genomic region:
- the hemB gene encoding porphobilinogen synthase, translating to MFPTHRPRRLRRTPALRRLVAETSLEPRHLVLPMFVADGIDAPREISSMPGVFQHTLDSLRSAAVEAVEAGVGGLMLFGVPKAEDKDPQGSGASDPDGILNVGLRALADELGDSTVIMADTCLDEFTDHGHCGVLTAGGAVDNDATLIRYVEMALAQAESGAHLLGPSGMMDGQVAAIRGALDASGYVDVGQLAYAAKYASAFYGPFREAVGSSLQGDRRTYQQDGANRRESMREVDLDVAEGADMVMVKPAMSYLDILRETADRSPVPVAAYQISGEYSMITAAAQNGWIDRDAAILESLIGIRRAGADVVLTYWASEVAGWL from the coding sequence GTGTTTCCCACTCATCGCCCTCGCCGGCTCCGGCGCACTCCTGCGCTCCGGCGACTCGTGGCAGAGACCTCGCTCGAACCCCGGCACCTCGTTTTGCCGATGTTCGTCGCCGACGGCATCGACGCACCGCGTGAGATCAGTTCCATGCCAGGCGTTTTCCAGCACACCCTCGATTCGCTGCGGTCCGCAGCAGTGGAAGCGGTGGAAGCCGGCGTCGGTGGCCTGATGCTCTTCGGTGTTCCGAAGGCGGAGGACAAGGATCCCCAGGGGTCCGGTGCCTCCGATCCCGACGGAATCCTCAATGTCGGATTGCGCGCTCTGGCAGACGAACTCGGCGATTCGACGGTCATCATGGCAGATACCTGCCTCGACGAGTTCACCGATCACGGCCACTGCGGCGTGTTGACTGCCGGCGGCGCTGTCGACAACGACGCGACCTTGATCCGATACGTCGAAATGGCTCTCGCGCAAGCTGAATCGGGTGCGCACCTGCTCGGACCCAGCGGCATGATGGACGGTCAGGTGGCTGCGATCCGTGGTGCACTCGATGCTTCGGGGTATGTCGATGTCGGCCAGCTCGCCTATGCCGCGAAATATGCGTCAGCGTTCTACGGGCCGTTCCGTGAAGCCGTCGGATCCTCACTGCAAGGCGACCGTCGTACGTATCAGCAGGACGGCGCCAATCGCCGCGAGTCGATGCGCGAGGTAGACCTCGACGTCGCCGAGGGCGCCGACATGGTGATGGTCAAGCCTGCAATGTCATACCTGGACATTCTGCGTGAGACCGCCGACCGGTCCCCGGTTCCGGTCGCTGCGTACCAGATCTCGGGGGAGTACTCGATGATCACCGCGGCCGCGCAGAACGGGTGGATCGATCGGGACGCGGCGATTCTCGAATCGCTCATCGGCATTCGCCGCGCCGGTGCCGACGTGGTCCTCACGTACTGGGCGTCGGAAGTTGCCGGATGGCTGTGA
- a CDS encoding uroporphyrinogen-III synthase, producing the protein MTRVRKNTPGRILFVGSGPGDPALLTVRARDVLTGAAMAFTDPDVDKGVVALVGIDMGRDEETGELIADVRPALGEPAEVAKTLVHEAKNGHDVVRLVSGDPLTTDSVIAEVTAVARTQVQFEVLPGLPSGSAVPSYAGMALGSGHTEADVRGEVDWAALAAAPGPLVLHATSGHLAETASALVENGLAPQTPAAITVRGTTRQQRTVEATLATLNEAGSELVGSLIVTVGKVVAQRNKMSWWESRALYGWTVLVPRTKDQAGEMSDRLVTHGAIPIEVPTIAVEPPRSPAQMERSVKGLVDGRYQWVVFTSTNAVRAVWEKFEEFGLDARAFSGVKIACIGEATAAKVRSFGINPELIPTGEQSSEGLLAEFAPYDDVFDPVNRVLLPRADIATETLAEGLRERGWEIDDVTAYRTVRAAPPPAETREMIKTGGFDAVCFTSSSTVRNLVGIAGKPHARTLVACIGPKTAETAIEFGLRVDVQPETSQVGPLVEALAEHAARLRAEGALPPPRKKSRRR; encoded by the coding sequence ATGACCCGAGTCCGAAAGAACACTCCCGGACGGATCCTGTTCGTGGGATCGGGACCGGGCGACCCCGCCCTGCTCACCGTTCGCGCACGTGACGTCCTCACCGGCGCCGCAATGGCATTCACCGATCCGGATGTCGACAAGGGCGTCGTCGCACTCGTCGGGATCGACATGGGCCGCGACGAGGAGACCGGCGAGCTGATCGCGGACGTGCGTCCGGCACTCGGCGAGCCTGCCGAGGTTGCAAAGACATTGGTGCACGAGGCCAAGAACGGTCACGACGTCGTGCGTTTGGTCTCCGGCGACCCGCTGACCACGGATTCCGTGATCGCAGAGGTCACCGCAGTCGCCCGCACGCAGGTTCAGTTCGAGGTTCTCCCGGGTCTGCCTTCCGGTTCGGCTGTGCCGAGCTACGCCGGCATGGCGCTCGGCTCGGGTCACACCGAGGCCGACGTTCGCGGTGAAGTCGACTGGGCTGCTCTGGCCGCTGCACCGGGACCGCTTGTCCTGCACGCGACGTCCGGACATCTCGCCGAGACCGCCAGCGCGCTGGTCGAGAACGGCTTGGCCCCGCAGACGCCTGCTGCGATCACCGTCCGCGGTACCACTCGTCAGCAGCGAACCGTCGAGGCAACTCTCGCGACGCTCAACGAAGCCGGATCCGAACTGGTGGGCTCGCTCATCGTCACCGTCGGCAAGGTTGTCGCGCAGCGCAACAAGATGTCGTGGTGGGAATCGCGCGCTCTGTACGGCTGGACCGTCCTCGTGCCGCGCACCAAGGATCAGGCCGGCGAGATGAGCGACCGTCTGGTCACTCACGGAGCGATCCCGATCGAGGTTCCGACCATCGCCGTCGAGCCGCCTCGCAGCCCGGCTCAGATGGAGCGTTCGGTCAAGGGACTCGTCGACGGTCGCTACCAGTGGGTCGTCTTCACTTCCACCAATGCTGTTCGCGCAGTGTGGGAGAAGTTCGAAGAGTTCGGCCTCGACGCTCGCGCCTTCTCCGGTGTGAAGATCGCCTGCATCGGTGAAGCAACCGCAGCCAAGGTGCGCTCGTTCGGCATCAACCCCGAGCTGATCCCGACCGGTGAGCAGTCCAGCGAAGGCCTGTTGGCCGAATTCGCCCCGTACGACGACGTTTTCGATCCGGTCAACCGGGTTCTGTTGCCGCGGGCGGACATTGCGACCGAAACCCTCGCAGAGGGCCTGCGCGAACGCGGTTGGGAGATCGACGACGTCACCGCCTACCGCACCGTCCGGGCAGCGCCGCCGCCGGCCGAGACCCGCGAGATGATCAAGACCGGTGGATTCGACGCCGTCTGCTTCACCTCGTCCTCGACCGTGCGCAACCTCGTCGGCATCGCCGGCAAGCCGCACGCCCGCACGTTGGTCGCGTGCATCGGCCCGAAGACGGCCGAAACCGCTATCGAGTTCGGTCTGCGCGTCGACGTGCAGCCCGAGACCTCGCAGGTGGGACCGCTGGTGGAGGCTCTCGCCGAGCATGCTGCTCGTCTGCGCGCCGAAGGTGCTTTGCCGCCCCCGCGCAAGAAGTCTCGAAGGCGCTAG